GAGCATACTAAAAATCAATCTCTGACAATCTTGCGGGGTTAAAGATTCTTCATTAATCGGGGACAGTTTGCCACTAATGCGAAAATAGACCGGCGCCCCAGACTGAATGTGCATATCGGAACCGCCCATCTCGACCAATTGTTGCATTAAATCTTCGATCATTTCCATGGCTTAAACTCCATCTCTAAGGTAAAATCATTGAACAGTAAACAGTAACCAGTAATCAGTAAAAAGACCTTAGGAAATTGCTATTTAAGACTACTCACTTAATACTCCTTACTTAAAACTCAAATCTTATAACTGATAACCGATAACTGATAACTGATACCTGAAAAACTGTCTTAATCACTAAATCGTGGTGTCATACAATAGGGACAATCGAGCCATTCTGGTTGTAGTTCGGCGCGACAACCACGACAGGTTAAACCGCTTTTCCGTTTGGCTTTTAATTCCGCTTCCAGACCAGAATCGGTAAATGTCACCCGTTCCACTTCTTCGAGGGTGGTGTAACCCTCCCGCACCAGATTTAAACTGTAAGCTAGGAGTGTCACCATGCCCTCATCGACGGCCGCCTCCTTAATGCGATCGGTGGTTGCTCCTTGGTTAATTAACTGCTGCAGTCGTTCACTATTTTGCATTACCTCATAGACCCCGACGCGACCTTTATAACCGCTGCCACCACATTTGGTACAAAGATTACCTTGATCTCGCGCCTGTTGAATTTCCTCTATGGTTAGGGTATTAGCCTTATAAAAGGTCACTTCCCGTTCATTGGCAGCGGCAAGACCAAAACGGGCTAATTCCTCTTGGCTGGGGTGATAGGCGACTCGACACTCGGTACAGACGCGCCGCATCAGACGCTGGGCCAAGACTCCCAAGAGAGAACCGGAAATCATAAACGGTTCAACCCCCATTTCATCGAGGCGAGCGATCGCACCTGCGGCATCGTTAGTGTGTAGGGTAGTTAAGACCAAGTGACCAGTTAAGGCCGCCTCGATCGCTGTTTTGGCCGTCTCCTTGTCCCTAGTTTCTCCCACCAGAATCACATCCGGGTCTTGTCGCATGAAGGCCCGGAGAATCGAGGCGAAATCCATGCCTTTTTCGCGAATTACCTGTACCTGGGTGATGCCTGGTAGAGAATATTCGATCGGGTCTTCGGCTGTACTAATATTAACTCCGGGGTGATTTCTTTCGGCTAAAACCGAGTATAAACTGGTGGATTTCCCCGAACCGGTCGGACCTGTAACCAGCAACAGACCAAAGGGACGACTGGCCAATTCCCGGACAATTGCCAGGGTATTTTGATCGGTGATCAGTTTATCTAAACCCAACTGGGTAGCTGAGTTATCGAGAATCCGCAAACAGACTTTTTCGCCATAGCGACTGGGCAGGGTATTAACCCGAAAATCCACTTTCCGCCCTTGATACATCCGCCGAATTTTACCATCTTGGGGAAGACGACGTTCGGCGATATCGAGATCGGCCATGATTTTAAAACGGGCAGTGACCGACGGGGTAATTTTTTTCGGCAGCGGCTCAAAAGCTTGATAAAGAACTCCATCTCTGCGAAAGCGAATTTTCAGGAATTCTTCTTGGGGTTCGATGTGAATATCAGAAGTGCCTTCCTGCAGGGCCTTAGCTAGAATTTTATTGACCAGGTTGATGACGGGGGCTTGATTAGCGTCCCCCACCCCGAGATCATCGGCCACTTCATCGTTAGGGACATTGCTGAGCACATCGATAGTGCCGACAATGTCGGTGATATCCGAGAGTTTTTCCAGTTCTTTTTCTTTTTCGAGTCGGGCTTTTTCCTGTTCTAGTTGCGATTGGGCCTGGTGGAATTTTTCCAGTAATCTTTCATAGTCCTCGCTGGTAATCACTAAACGCTGTATACCTAACTCCCTGGGGCGGAGAATACGATTGATATCGTCGCTAGCCTCTAGGTTGTCAGGATCGACCATGGCTATCAAAATCGTAGTTGCCTCTCCTTTGATCTGTCCCAGGGGGATGAGACGATAGCGACGACAAAGATCGATGGGAATCAAAGAATCGATCAACCGGGCTATTTCCAGCCCATCCACATCGCTCAACTCGGCGTCGATCGATTCAACTCCGTAGAGAATTTTTAATTCAAACAACTGGTTTTTCTTATGCTGTCGCTGCAAATCCGGGGGCAAAGGGCGCCCGGTTAGTTGTTTTAATATTTCTACTAGCGATCGTCCCGATTTCCGTGTTTCCACTAGGGCCTGTTGCATTTGCTCGGCACCGATATAGCCCGACTGCACCAACTTATTACCAAAGGGGGAAAGGTAATTGGGCAGGGCAACGGCACGAGTTTTCTTGGAAGAAAATGTCATAGACTATTCTTAACCTCTCCACTACCCTTGATTATCCCCAATTTTCTCAGTAAAATTACATCCTAGCCAAAATTTTTCTAGATCACTGACAACCTATTGGGGTCGCTTATATATTAGGGGTCGAGAAGGTCGTCGCCCCCATCCCCTCCCCTTCAGAACCGGGCCTGTGACTTTCCTCTCACAAGACTCCTAGCTTGACTGCTCCCTTATTAAGGATACAGCTTGAAACCGATCGAGTGCCGTTTTATCATCATGACAGTGGCGCTATAGTAATTAAACTTTTCTGATGGGGTAAAATATCGCCCGCACCAGTTACACTTAACCTTTTTGCTTTATTCTGTTATTCTGACCTCCCCGACCGACGACCGACTCCTAACCCGATCAGCAAACTTTTTCAGCAAACCCTACTGGCTGAATAAATCTAAAAACCTTGTGAGATAATATCTTTAGACTTTTTTGCCCTCAAAAAGTGCCAGCCATAAACCCTACTTAATTTCTACTGGTTCTAAATTATCCGCAGGAGTAAAACCAAAGAGACGGGAATAGAAATAAAATTCTGCATCTAATGCTCGTTTGATCGATTCAGCTTGACGAAATCCGTGTTGTTCTCCCGCAAAGGGAACGTAAGCAACGGGTAAACCTTTCGCTTTTAAAGCTTCTACCATCATTTCCGCTTGATTGGGTGGAACCACTCGATCTTCTAAACCTTGGAAAAAGATCACCGGACAGGATAACTGAGCAGTAAAATGAATAGGTGATCGCTGATAGTAAATTTCCTTTTCTTCAGGATAACGTCCCACCAATTTATCTAAATATCTCGACTCGAATTTATGGGTATCGGTGGCTAAAACCTCTAAATCACTAACTCCGTAATAACTAGCTCCTGCTTTAAAAGTATCATGAAAAGTTAAGGCCGCTAAAGTTGTATAACCTCCGGCGCTGCCTCCAGAAATTGCCAATCTTTCCCCATCGACTAATCCCTGATTAACCAAATATTTTGCCCCGTTGATGCAGTCTTCCACATCGACAATTCCCCAATTTCCCAGCAAACGCTGACGATATTGACGACCATAACCCGTACTACCGCCATAATTGACATCTAGATAGCCAAAGCCGCGACTGGTCCAGTATTGCACCCTTAGACTTAAACTAGAGGTGGCCGCGGCCGTCGGCCCACCGTGACTTTTCACTAAAAGGGGCGGTAATTCGCCATTGGGGGCGGTATAATCGGGGTTTTGGGGGGGATAATACCAAGCAGATGCCGTTAGTCCCTGACTGGTGGGAAAAGCAATCATTTCTGGAATCGAGAAATAATCGCTAGAAATAGTTAAATTACTGGAAGATTTGAGAATTTCTCTCGTTCCTGTGGCTAAATACAGTGAGATAACCGCGGTTACTTCCCTGAAAGAACCGCCAATAAAAACTATTTTGCTCTCGCTAACTTGTAGGGAAGAAATGTTAGTATCAGCAGTAATAATTTCTCGGAATTCTCGATTAAGAGTATCGATACTTCCTAAATACCAACGGCCATCTTTTGTATAACTACAAATAATCTGGGATTCCCCAGCAAAGCCGTAGTTAGATAAACCAAAAACCCAATGAGGATAGGCAAATTCAGCCTCGATCGGTTCAAGAACTGGTTCGATTTGTTCATCATGGTTAAAGCAATAAAAATTCCAGAAATCATTGCGATCACTGGTAAAATATAACTGTTCATCGGCAGACCAGCGCGGTTCACATACTGACTCATTTTCACCACCAGCAATGACCCGAATATTACTCAAATAAAGATTATTAATATCCGCCACCCAAAGAAAAGAACTATCCCAGGGCATATTAGGATGATTCCAACTAATCCAAGCTAATCGAGAACCGTCGGTGCTTAGGCGAGGAGAGGTATAAAAATCATCGCCAGATACTAAAGTTTCTATTTCTCCCGTATCCACATCGATGCTGACAATACTATTAACCGGTTCCCGATCTTTTTGGCTATGATCTTCACAAACACAGATTAAACGATTGCGAAATTCATCGAGAATTAAATCCGCATAACGACAGGAATTTTCTCGGGTCAGAGGTTGGGGTAAACTATCAGCAGTTTGGCGATAAATTCTTTGGTCAGCAAAATTACAAAAATAGATAATTCCGGCAACAATTAGATAGGAACCTCCCCCGTATTCATGGACACGAGTTCGCACATTAAAAGGTGCTGGGGTGATGTCTGGGGTTGTGCCGTCGGGGTTTAATTTAACTAAAACATTTCGCCCCTTTTCCTGTGGTCTGCCTTCTAACCAATAAATATCTTCTCCATCTAGAGTTACACCGCCAAGACTAATCGATTCTGCCACAATTAGATCGGAGGTAATCGGTGATTTCCAGGAACCGTAAGCTGATATTTGATTAGACATTTTCTACTAAAGCAGTGATCTTAATGGTGAACTAACTTGATCAGAAACGCTGATCAATTAAGAAAATTTCGAGTAAACAGGACAAGGTAGAGATTGGTTGCATCCCTACCTAACTCTCTGTTTTTCTGCAATCGGAGCGGCGGGATTCGAACCCACGACCCCTACTACCCCAAAGTAGTGCGCTACCAAGCTGCGCTACGCCCCGATATTGAACCTTAACCATCATAGCGATAATCGCAGCATTTTGCAAGCTTTTTTTTCTTCCTTTCTGCCCCATCCGCGGAATTAGTGGCCAGCTATCTAGCTAATTGGGGAATACGTCCTTTTAATCCCGTCATTAATTGCAGGGCAAACAATTTCAACGGGGGGAAACCGCACATAATTGCCAATCCTAGACGACGGATGACAACGATGGGCGGCCAGTTATTGGAGAACAAGCGATCAAGAAAATCTGTGAAGCCTAAAATCGCTAAATTCTCCGATCTACGCCATTTTTCGTAGGATTTTAGGGTAGAAAGCGCTCCTATATCTTCTTGCTTGTCCACTGCTTCCTTTAATACCTGCGCTAAAGCGGCCGCGTCGCGAATGCCTAAATTTAAACCTTGACCACCGACGGGATGACAACAGTGAGCGGCATCACCAATTAAAGCCAGTCGGGGTTTAACATAAGTATCACTCTGCATTAACTGTACGGGAAAGAGAGCGCGGGGGCTAACTAATGCTATTTTTCCCAGTAATCCCCCCGTATATGCTTCTAATTTGTCGATAAATTCCCCTTCGGGCATTTCTTGCAGTTTTTTCGCTTCGCCATGGGGATTTGTCCAAACGATCTGACAGCGATTACCCTGGAGCGGTAAAATGCCCATCGGACCGGTGGGCCAAAATCTTTCAAAGGCGGTATCGTTGCGATCAAGTTGATGTTTAATGGTGAAAGCGACACAGGATTGCCAATATTTCCAACCTTTGGTTTTAATTTGCGCCCCTTGCCGGATAGCGGATCTGGCTCCATCGGCCCCGATGACTAATTTTGTGGTGATTTTTCGGGTTTGACCGGCTTCTTCCAGGGTGACAGTCGCTGTTTCTGCTCCGTACTCCACTTCTAACACTTTAGCAGGGGATAACCACTCAATGCGATCGCAATCTTGGCTGGCCTTGTGCAGGGCGGTTAAAATCACTTGATGTTCGCCCACATAGCCCAAATAATCGGTTTTTAGCTCATCGACCACAAAGGGTACAAAAATCGGGTAATCGGCATCAGAAAGGCGAATATGACGAAATTTACCGATACTGGGCGAGATTTTATCCCAGATACCCAAGCCTGTAAAAATCCGGCTCGACATCAACGAGAGGGCATAAGCTTGACGACGGGAGGCGGCCACCTCTAGGGGGCGTTCCTCGATCATAGCGATATTTAATCCTGTATTTTTTAAAGCCACCGCTAGGGTGGTCCCGACTATACCGCCCCCGACAATGATTAAATCGTAGCTGTCCCGTCCTAACATATAAATATTTTTCTCAAAGATAATCAGTGACTACAATGATCTATTCTGACACGATTTTCGGGGTTGCTGTCGGGTTTGATTCTCTTCACCCCACCTAGCCATTGATAGACTTGAAAGGGTTTTGTCCTTTGCCGAGAGTTTCGGGTTAGGGTTAAGTAAGTGTTTTGGCTCTCTGGCAAGAGTGCCTCTCTTAACTAGGAAATCACCATGGAACTTTATCAACGAATAGCCGATTTTTATGACTCCTCTAGTGGACTGTGGGAAAGGATTTGGGGCGAACATCTGCACCATGGTTACTACGGTCGGAGTGGCAAGATTAAACTCGATCGCCGTCAGGCACAAATTGATTTAATAGAAGAATTATTAACTTGGGGAAATGTCACCGGCGCTAATCAGATTCTTGATGTGGGTTGTGGTATTGGTGGCAGTAGCCTTTATCTGGCCGAAAAATTTCACAGCCAAGGGGTGGGGATTACCCTTTCCCCGGTACAAGCCGTTAGAGCCAGCCAAAGAGCGCAAGAGTTCAATTTAGAAAAACAAGTCAGTTTTCTTGTGGCTGATGCCCTAAAAACACCCTTTCCTGACGATAATTTTGATCTGGTCTGGTCATTGGAAAGTGGCGAACATATGCCCGATAAAAGGCAATTTCTGCGGGAATGTTATCGGGTTTTGCAGCCCGGGGGGACTTTTTTGATGGCTACTTGGTGTCATCGTCCGACCACTTCCCTCGCTGGTAATTTAACGGAAGGGGAGATTAGACTATTAAACGAGATTTATCAGGTTTATTGTCTGCCATATGTGATTTCTTTGCCAGAATACGCCGATATTGCCCGTGAAGTTGGCTTTCAAGACCTAAAAACCGATGATTGGTCCCTATCGGTGGCCGCTTTTTGGGATGTGGTGATTGACTCGGCCCTAACCACAGATGCGATCGCAGGTTTGTTAGCAAGCGGTTACACTACTATCCGAGGGGCATTATCTTTAGGGTTAATGCGGCGCGGTTACGAGTCGGGTTTAATTCGTTTTGGCTTACTGCAAGGGAAAAAATAATCAGCTGGGCCATAATTAAAGTCCAGCGATCCTAGTCTAATTCCCCCTGGCAGCTGCAAAAGTTTTTTCCTTTCATTCTATTGGCCGAGTTTTTCTTTCGCCAATTCAATTCTGAATTGGCGGCCTCTATAGTTTTCGCAGTAGTCATCAATAAATTTAACTGTTGGTTGTCCTGGGCGTGGCTTAACCATAGACCACCTCTCGATTTCAGGCTATATATCTTATCTCTCTTCCCCAGACTCCCAGAAGAGCGATATAAAAAATTTTTGCATCGGGGAATGATAAAGTTAGATAAAAAAATTCAAGACGGTGTGATCAAAGTGAAATTTTCTGCTAGTGCCTATTTTTCCCTGCTGCGCCATTGTGCCGTTCCTTTGCTGTCGATCGCTACTTTTACGCCAATTCTCTTAACTTATTTAGCCAAGGAAAAACCAGAAACCCCGCAACCGCAAGCAAATCTAGAGACTGCTCCCTTCCCTTCCCCTATTATTCCATCTCCGATCGCACCCTTAATCGCGCCATCGCCGAAACTATCCCCCTCTCCCCAATCTTCTGCGACTCCAAAATCAGCGCCCTCTCCCCAATCTTCCCCCTCGGAGCCGAAAAAATTAGCGCCATCGGTTCAAACTTCCCCTAATACTTCCCCTAATACTTCCCCCGCTGCCGCAGTTAAACCGGTGACTAGACAACCCTTAGTGGTTCCCGCTAATTATACGCCGCCGGCCATAGAAATTCGCGTGGCGATCAAAAGGGATGTGGCCAGTGTTTTGATTGGAGTTAACGGACCGGCGGTGATCACAGATCGCCAAGGTCGCGGTTTAAAAACGATTGCCACTAACGAGGGTTTACCGGTCATTCCAGGTGCCAATGGCTTAAAAATGGGCGATTTATCGCTGCCAGAGGTGATTTTTGTGCAGCCCACCAGTGCCGATGGTTTAGTTTATGTGGATGATGGTTGGTATCGGGGCAAAGTGCTGCTGGTTGCCCAAGGCGATCGCTTGTTAGTGGTCAATCATGTTAATTTAGAGGCCTATCTCTATAGTGTGGTGGGTAGTGAAATGCACTCCACCGCGCCAATGCACGCTTTAAAGGCACAAGCGATCGCCGCTCGTTCCTATGCTCTAGTACATATAATCCGCCCCGCTAATGCTTGGTTTCATCTGGGCAATAGCCAACGCTGGCAGGTATATAAAGGCATTCGCTCGGAGTATCAATCGACTCACCAGGCGGTTAATGCCACTGCCGGGCAGATTCTCAGTTACAAAGGGGGTGTAGTCGAGTCTCTTTATGCCGCCACCGATGAAATTGTCGCTTGGGCCCACGGTGGTCGCGGCATGAGTCAAACTGGAGCTTATAAATTAGCGGAAAAAGGCCTAGATTATCAACAAATTCTCGGTAATTATTATCCCGGAGTTGGTTTAGCCCGTCTAGTTCTACAAAATTAGATTGATAGGCTTTCTCGATCGCTGGTGCTAGGCTGTTGACTATCTAAATTACTTGTTAAGACTGTATGGAAGCTCCGGAGCCGGGAGAATTGCCAGATTCTGTCTTTTGCACGAGTGCCTGTTGCCTCTTGCCTTCAGAAGCTGATAACTGATAACTGATCACTGATCACTGAAATGCCGACCATAGCAGATTTCTAGTAACCGTATTACAATAAACTTTCAAAATGCTATAGCAGTAAATCTCTCTATGAATAGCCCCTTTCTCGACTACCTCAACGGCCCCAAGCATCCCGTCCTCGTCTTTGATGGGGCGATGGGAACTTCCCTACAAAGCCAAAATCTGACGGCCGAGGACTTTGGTGGGGCAGAATACGAAGGGTGTAACGAGTATCTTGTCCATACTAAACCTAGCGCCGTAGCCAAAGTCCACGAAGCCTTTTTAGCCGTGGGTGCGGATGTGATTGAAACCGACACCTTTGGGGGAACCTCGATAGTTTTAGCCGAGTACGATTTAGCCGATCAAGCCTATTATCTCAACAAAACCGCCGCCGAACTGGCCAAGGCTTGCGCTAATAAATACTCTACCCCCGAAAAACCCCGTTTTGTGGCGGGTTCCATGGGGCCGGGGACAAAACTGCCCACTTTGGGTCATATAGACTTTGATACTCTCAAAAATGCCTATGTGGAACAGGTAGAGGGTCTGTACGATGGCGGGGCAGATTTATTATTAGTAGAAACCTGTCAGGATGTCCTGCAAATTAAAGCGGCTTTAAATGCTATTGAAGAAGTATTTCAGCAAAAAGGTCAACGATTGCCCCTAATGGTTTCGGTGACGATGGAAACCATGGGAACGATGTTAGTAGGAACGGAAATTAACGCCGTTGTCTCTATTTTACAACCCTATAAAATCGATATTTTGGGACTTAACTGCGCCACTGGTCCTGATTTGATGAAACCCCATATTAAATATCTCTCGGAAAATTCCCCTTTTATTGTTTCTTGTATTCCTAACGCTGGTTTACCGGAAAATGTCGGCGGTCAAGCGCATTATCGCCTCACTCCCGTAGAATTAAAAATGGCTTTAATGCACTTTATCGAAGATTTGGGAGTACAAATTATCGGCGGTTGTTGTGGTACTCGTCCCGACCATATTCAAGCTTTAGCGGAACTAAGTCAGGGTTTAACTCCGAAATCTCGTCATTATCATTATGAACCCTCCGCCGCTTCTATCTACAGTACCCAACCCTATATTCAAGATAATTCTTTCCTGATTGTCGGGGAAAAATTAAACGCCAGTGGTTCTAAAAAATGTCGGGAACTGCTCAATGTTGAAGACTGGGATAGTTTAGTATCTATGGCGAAAGCTCAGGTAAAAGAAGGAGCGCATATTCTCGATGTCAACGTCGATTATGTGGGCCGGGATGGGGTGCGCGATATGCACCAATTAGCCTCTCGTTTAGTTAATAATGTCACCCTACCTTTAATGTTAGATTCCACCGAATGGGAAAAAATGGAAGCGGGGTTAAAAGTAGCGGGGGGTAAATGTATCCTCAACTCTACTAACTACGAAGACGGGGAATCGCGTTTTTATCAAGTCTTGGATTTAGCGAAAAAATACGGCGCGGGGGTAGTAATTGGAACCATTGATGAAGAAGGAATGGGACGCACTGCCGAGAAAAAATTCCAGATAGCTAAACGGGCCTATTATGCGGCGACAGAATACGGAATTCCTCCCTACGAAATCTTTTTTGATCCTTTAGCTTTACCGATTTCTACCGGTATCGAAGAAGACCGAGAAAATGGCAAGGCTACCATCGAAGCAATGGGACGAATTCGCCAAGAACTGCCCGAATGTCACATTCTTTTAGGTGTGTCTAATATCTCTTTTGGGTTGAATCCGGCAGCGCGTCAGGTATTAAATTCTGTCTTCCTCCACGAAGCGATGCAGGTGGGTATGGATGGCGCAATCGTCAGCGCTAATAAGATTCTTCCTCTGGCAAAAATTGAACCAGAATATCAGCAAGTTTGTCGGGATTTAATCTATGATAATCGTCGTTTTGATGGCGATATATGTGTTTATGATCCCCTGACCAAGTTAACCGAATTATTTGCGGGTAAAACTACTAAAAAAGACCCCTCTAGTAATGCTAATTTACCCGTGGAGGAACGCTTAAAACAGCATATTATTGATGGGGAAAGATTGGGACTGGAAGAGGCTTTAAAGCAAGCTTTACAGGACTATCCACCCCTAGATATTATTAATATTTTCCTCCTGGATGGGATGAAGGTAGTGGGTGAGTTATTTGGTTCAGGACAAATGCAGTTACCTTTTGTTCTCCAATCTGCCCAAACTATGAAAGCAGCCGTTGCCTTTTTAGAACCCTTTATGGAGAAAAAAGAGGGTGATAATAATGCCAAAGGGACTTTTATTATCGCAACAGTTAAAGGGGATGTTCACGATATAGGTAAAAACCTAGTTGATATTATCTTGACCAATAACGGCTATAGGGTGATTAATTTGGGCATTAAACAACCTGTAGAAAATATCATCGAAGCCTACAAAGAACATAAGGCCGATTGTATCGCCATGAGCGGTTTATTGGTGAAATCGACGGCTTTTATGAAGGAAAATCTAGAGGTTTTTAATGAAAAAGGAATCACCGTTCCTGTTATTCTTGGTGGGGCAGCTTTAACTCCCAAATTTGTCCATGATGACTGTCAAAAAACCTACAAGGGGCAGGTTATCTATGGAAAAGATGCCTTCTCTGACCTGCATTTTATGGATAAATTAATGCCCGCTAAAGCTGGGGGTCAATGGGATGATAGCAAAGGCTTTTTAGCGGAGTGTGCCGAGGCAGAAAAAACTACGGTTGTTGCAGAAGAATTAGAGGTTAATCCCGATACTATTTTTACCGATGGAACCCTAGACAAAGAATTAGTTATTGATACCCGTCGTTCGGAAGCGGTGGAAGTTGATATTCCCCGACCAACACCGCCCTTCTGGGGTACTAAAATATTAACGGCAGCAGAAATTCCCATCGAGGAGGTTTTCTGGTATTTAGACCTACAAGCTTTATTTGTCGGTCAATGGCAATTCCGCAAACCCAAAAGCCAATCGAAGCAAGAATACGACGAGTTTTTACAGGAAAAAGTTCATCCAATTCTGACAGCATGGAAAGAGAAAATTGTCAAGGAAAATTTACTAAACCCCACATTAATTTATGGTTATTTTCCCTGTCAATCCTCCGGTAATTCCCTCTTAATTTACGATCCCGAATCGATACAAGCGGGCGAAAAACCCGAAAATCTGCAACCGATCGCCATTTTTGAGTTTCCTCGCCAGAAATCCGCTCGTCGTCTCTGTATTGCTGACTTTTTCGCCCCGCAGGAATCCGGTATTATCGACGTTTTCCCGATGCAAGCGGTGACAGTGGGGGAAATCGCCACGGAATACGCTAAATCTCTCTTTGATGCCAACGAATATACTGAATACCTCTATTATCACGGCATGGCTGTCCAAACCGCCGAAGCCATGGCCGAATGGACCCACACCCGCATCCGTCGCGAGTTAGGTTTCGCAGAGTTCGATCCCGATAATATCCGCGATATACTGCAACAGCGTTACCAGGGTTCTCGCTATAGTTTCGGCTATCCCGCTTGTCCCAATATTCAGGACCAATACAAGCAATTAGATCTGTTAGGATGCGATCGCATTGGGATGTCTATGGACGAAAGCGAACAATTGTACCCAGAACAATCCACCACCGCCATCATCACCTATCACCCCACTGCTAAATACTTTAGTACCTAATCAGTGATCAGTTATCAGTGATCAGTTATCAGTGATTCAGTTATCAGGTGTGAGTTTTTATCGGTAAAACCCCACACCCCACACCCCACACCCTACACCCCGCACCCCACACCCCACACCCTACACCCTACACCCAGGAAAAACTTTTTGCCGCAAACCCTAATTAGGGCAGCCATTCCAGTAAAATTCCCACGGAGCTATCTTTACGCGCGCGGGAATTTTGGGCTTGAATATCGGCAGCTAAACGTAAATTAGAGGTAATCGCATAACCAACCGAAAGAGTAGTTAATCCCACCTCGTTAGCACCCCCCGGGGAGATAAAACTCTGACTGACGGTGATATCTGCTGCCCCCGTGCGAGAAAGGGCTAATTTGAGCTTTAATCCTAAGTTAAGCCCATCGGTGCTGTAATTTCCCGTTTGAATGTAACGATAGCCCACCATGGGAGCCAGATTGACATAATCACCCAAAGGGAGGAGATAGTATTGTAAATTTGCTCCTATTGCCGTCCTTTTGCCGTTAAAAGCCGTCTGATAATCGCCGCTTAGGGTTAAACTGGTTTGACCGAAAAACACATCTTCTACCCCCAAAATCACGCCACTGGAATTATCGGTAGAAGGAAACTCTGCATATCCTAAACGGATACGAGTGCGAAAACTAGGATCGCGGCGAATATCTTCGGCGATATCGGGTATTTTTTCTAACCAACGCTCTAAAACCGGGCTTTCTTGCCGAATTTTCGGGTCTAGGTCTAACTCCGTTTCTGCCCACACCGGACTAATCGCCCCCCATAATAAACCAAGAGCG
This Microcystis wesenbergii NRERC-220 DNA region includes the following protein-coding sequences:
- a CDS encoding GspE/PulE family protein, whose product is MTFSSKKTRAVALPNYLSPFGNKLVQSGYIGAEQMQQALVETRKSGRSLVEILKQLTGRPLPPDLQRQHKKNQLFELKILYGVESIDAELSDVDGLEIARLIDSLIPIDLCRRYRLIPLGQIKGEATTILIAMVDPDNLEASDDINRILRPRELGIQRLVITSEDYERLLEKFHQAQSQLEQEKARLEKEKELEKLSDITDIVGTIDVLSNVPNDEVADDLGVGDANQAPVINLVNKILAKALQEGTSDIHIEPQEEFLKIRFRRDGVLYQAFEPLPKKITPSVTARFKIMADLDIAERRLPQDGKIRRMYQGRKVDFRVNTLPSRYGEKVCLRILDNSATQLGLDKLITDQNTLAIVRELASRPFGLLLVTGPTGSGKSTSLYSVLAERNHPGVNISTAEDPIEYSLPGITQVQVIREKGMDFASILRAFMRQDPDVILVGETRDKETAKTAIEAALTGHLVLTTLHTNDAAGAIARLDEMGVEPFMISGSLLGVLAQRLMRRVCTECRVAYHPSQEELARFGLAAANEREVTFYKANTLTIEEIQQARDQGNLCTKCGGSGYKGRVGVYEVMQNSERLQQLINQGATTDRIKEAAVDEGMVTLLAYSLNLVREGYTTLEEVERVTFTDSGLEAELKAKRKSGLTCRGCRAELQPEWLDCPYCMTPRFSD
- a CDS encoding S9 family peptidase; protein product: MSNQISAYGSWKSPITSDLIVAESISLGGVTLDGEDIYWLEGRPQEKGRNVLVKLNPDGTTPDITPAPFNVRTRVHEYGGGSYLIVAGIIYFCNFADQRIYRQTADSLPQPLTRENSCRYADLILDEFRNRLICVCEDHSQKDREPVNSIVSIDVDTGEIETLVSGDDFYTSPRLSTDGSRLAWISWNHPNMPWDSSFLWVADINNLYLSNIRVIAGGENESVCEPRWSADEQLYFTSDRNDFWNFYCFNHDEQIEPVLEPIEAEFAYPHWVFGLSNYGFAGESQIICSYTKDGRWYLGSIDTLNREFREIITADTNISSLQVSESKIVFIGGSFREVTAVISLYLATGTREILKSSSNLTISSDYFSIPEMIAFPTSQGLTASAWYYPPQNPDYTAPNGELPPLLVKSHGGPTAAATSSLSLRVQYWTSRGFGYLDVNYGGSTGYGRQYRQRLLGNWGIVDVEDCINGAKYLVNQGLVDGERLAISGGSAGGYTTLAALTFHDTFKAGASYYGVSDLEVLATDTHKFESRYLDKLVGRYPEEKEIYYQRSPIHFTAQLSCPVIFFQGLEDRVVPPNQAEMMVEALKAKGLPVAYVPFAGEQHGFRQAESIKRALDAEFYFYSRLFGFTPADNLEPVEIK
- a CDS encoding FAD-dependent hydroxylase is translated as MLGRDSYDLIIVGGGIVGTTLAVALKNTGLNIAMIEERPLEVAASRRQAYALSLMSSRIFTGLGIWDKISPSIGKFRHIRLSDADYPIFVPFVVDELKTDYLGYVGEHQVILTALHKASQDCDRIEWLSPAKVLEVEYGAETATVTLEEAGQTRKITTKLVIGADGARSAIRQGAQIKTKGWKYWQSCVAFTIKHQLDRNDTAFERFWPTGPMGILPLQGNRCQIVWTNPHGEAKKLQEMPEGEFIDKLEAYTGGLLGKIALVSPRALFPVQLMQSDTYVKPRLALIGDAAHCCHPVGGQGLNLGIRDAAALAQVLKEAVDKQEDIGALSTLKSYEKWRRSENLAILGFTDFLDRLFSNNWPPIVVIRRLGLAIMCGFPPLKLFALQLMTGLKGRIPQLAR
- a CDS encoding methyltransferase domain-containing protein produces the protein MELYQRIADFYDSSSGLWERIWGEHLHHGYYGRSGKIKLDRRQAQIDLIEELLTWGNVTGANQILDVGCGIGGSSLYLAEKFHSQGVGITLSPVQAVRASQRAQEFNLEKQVSFLVADALKTPFPDDNFDLVWSLESGEHMPDKRQFLRECYRVLQPGGTFLMATWCHRPTTSLAGNLTEGEIRLLNEIYQVYCLPYVISLPEYADIAREVGFQDLKTDDWSLSVAAFWDVVIDSALTTDAIAGLLASGYTTIRGALSLGLMRRGYESGLIRFGLLQGKK
- a CDS encoding SpoIID/LytB domain-containing protein; amino-acid sequence: MIKLDKKIQDGVIKVKFSASAYFSLLRHCAVPLLSIATFTPILLTYLAKEKPETPQPQANLETAPFPSPIIPSPIAPLIAPSPKLSPSPQSSATPKSAPSPQSSPSEPKKLAPSVQTSPNTSPNTSPAAAVKPVTRQPLVVPANYTPPAIEIRVAIKRDVASVLIGVNGPAVITDRQGRGLKTIATNEGLPVIPGANGLKMGDLSLPEVIFVQPTSADGLVYVDDGWYRGKVLLVAQGDRLLVVNHVNLEAYLYSVVGSEMHSTAPMHALKAQAIAARSYALVHIIRPANAWFHLGNSQRWQVYKGIRSEYQSTHQAVNATAGQILSYKGGVVESLYAATDEIVAWAHGGRGMSQTGAYKLAEKGLDYQQILGNYYPGVGLARLVLQN